A genomic stretch from Mycobacterium cookii includes:
- a CDS encoding nitroreductase family deazaflavin-dependent oxidoreductase: MGSSKSVRPPWWLKPANKLFIQMSRLGLSFGGESPVVLTVPGRKSGRERSTPVTPMTVDGQEYVVAGFPGADWVANVRAAGEATLARGRSVRRVRMVELSAEDARPLLRVFPEEVPTGVGFMKRAGLVDEGRPEEFEALAGRCAVFRLDGIQ, from the coding sequence ATGGGCAGCAGCAAGTCGGTTAGGCCGCCGTGGTGGCTCAAACCGGCCAACAAGCTCTTCATTCAGATGTCGCGTCTCGGCCTGAGCTTCGGCGGTGAAAGCCCGGTCGTGCTGACGGTGCCCGGACGCAAGTCGGGACGCGAACGGTCGACCCCCGTCACGCCGATGACGGTCGACGGCCAAGAGTACGTGGTTGCGGGCTTTCCCGGAGCCGATTGGGTGGCCAACGTCCGCGCAGCCGGCGAGGCGACGTTGGCCCGCGGTCGCAGTGTCCGGCGCGTGAGGATGGTCGAGTTGTCGGCCGAGGACGCCCGTCCGCTGCTGCGGGTGTTCCCCGAAGAAGTGCCCACCGGGGTGGGATTCATGAAGCGGGCCGGCCTGGTCGACGAGGGCCGGCCGGAGGAATTCGAAGCTTTGGCCGGCCGCTGCGCGGTATTTCGACTGGACGGAATTCAATAA
- a CDS encoding TetR/AcrR family transcriptional regulator, with protein MAGGVRSDARRNREKLLEVATAAFAAADGKPVSLESIARDAGVGIGTLYRHFPTREALVEAIYRAELAEVAAVAEQLLSRNPPATALRRWMDRYASFVAAKRGMAESLHAMFDSGAIERSATRDSIVGAVDLLLRAGVDDGSLRSDVRADDVVSSLIGIFLASGSPEQTGRLLDLLVAGISQR; from the coding sequence TTGGCTGGGGGTGTTCGGTCCGACGCGCGCCGCAATCGGGAGAAGCTGCTCGAGGTGGCGACCGCGGCGTTCGCCGCCGCGGACGGGAAGCCGGTGTCGCTGGAGTCGATCGCGCGTGATGCCGGTGTCGGGATCGGCACGCTCTACCGCCATTTCCCCACCCGGGAAGCCCTCGTCGAGGCGATTTACCGCGCCGAGCTCGCCGAGGTGGCCGCCGTCGCCGAACAGCTGCTCAGCCGGAACCCGCCCGCGACGGCACTGCGTCGCTGGATGGATCGCTACGCCAGCTTCGTCGCCGCCAAGCGCGGCATGGCCGAATCGCTACACGCGATGTTCGATTCGGGCGCCATAGAGCGGAGCGCGACTCGCGACAGCATCGTCGGCGCCGTCGACCTGCTGCTGCGAGCCGGCGTCGACGACGGCAGCCTGCGCTCCGACGTGCGCGCCGACGACGTGGTATCCAGCCTGATCGGCATCTTCCTGGCCAGCGGCTCGCCCGAGCAGACCGGCCGGCTGCTCGACCTTCTGGTCGCCGGAATATCTCAGCGCTGA
- a CDS encoding GlxA family transcriptional regulator, translated as MTRKVLIVGFPGIQGLDLVGPFEVFTSASLAVQGSEPAYQPMVVSLDGQPVTTETGLSFGAVDLPDPTEPVDTLVLPGGRGARTERRDPRLIDWIVAAAPHARRVVTVCTGAFLAAHAGLLDGCRATTHWAYANQLAREFPAVDVDPDPIFLRSSPKVWTAAGVSAGIDLALALVEEDYGTEIAQTVARWLVLYLRRPGGQTQFAAPVWVARAKREPIRAVQDAVESEPGGPYSITELARLAAMSPRHFTRVFTDEVGEAPGAYVERVRTEAARRQLEQTDDTVVAIATRCGFGTAETMRRNFIRRIGISPDQYRRTFA; from the coding sequence ATGACGCGAAAAGTGCTGATCGTCGGGTTTCCCGGCATCCAGGGACTGGACCTGGTCGGCCCGTTCGAGGTGTTCACCTCCGCGTCGCTGGCCGTGCAGGGCAGCGAGCCGGCCTACCAGCCGATGGTGGTGTCGCTCGACGGGCAGCCGGTGACCACCGAGACCGGGCTGAGCTTCGGCGCCGTCGACCTGCCCGACCCCACCGAACCCGTCGACACCCTGGTGCTGCCGGGCGGTCGCGGAGCACGCACCGAGCGGCGCGACCCGCGCCTGATCGACTGGATCGTCGCGGCGGCGCCGCACGCCCGCCGCGTCGTCACGGTCTGCACCGGTGCGTTTCTGGCCGCGCACGCCGGCCTGCTCGACGGTTGCCGGGCGACCACGCACTGGGCCTATGCGAACCAGCTGGCGCGCGAATTCCCGGCCGTCGACGTCGACCCGGATCCGATCTTCCTGCGCAGCTCGCCGAAGGTGTGGACGGCGGCGGGCGTCAGCGCCGGCATCGACCTGGCGCTGGCACTGGTCGAGGAGGACTACGGCACCGAGATTGCCCAGACGGTGGCCCGCTGGCTGGTGCTCTACCTCCGGCGTCCCGGCGGCCAAACACAATTCGCCGCGCCGGTCTGGGTGGCCCGCGCCAAACGCGAACCGATCCGCGCCGTGCAGGACGCCGTCGAGTCCGAGCCCGGTGGCCCGTACAGCATCACCGAGCTGGCGCGCCTGGCCGCGATGAGCCCGCGGCACTTCACCCGGGTGTTCACCGACGAGGTCGGCGAAGCACCCGGCGCCTATGTGGAGCGCGTCCGCACCGAGGCGGCCCGTCGTCAACTCGAGCAGACCGACGACACCGTGGTGGCCATCGCGACCCGGTGCGGCTTCGGCACCGCGGAAACCATGCGCCGCAACTTTATTCGACGTATCGGCATCTCACCCGACCAGTACAGGAGGACATTCGCATGA
- a CDS encoding PPOX class F420-dependent oxidoreductase, with protein MKLNDAARELIGDGVDATLVTVNPDGSPQVSLVWVALRSTPDGDELVTAHLAEHKKVRNIRRDPRVAVTIADPGDMGKKLRPYLAIDGTARIEEGGAPELLTALSGVLLDPNAFPPKDAPPGFVTHIRIDKVGGVGL; from the coding sequence ATGAAACTCAACGACGCAGCGCGTGAACTCATCGGTGACGGCGTCGACGCCACCCTGGTCACGGTGAATCCCGACGGCAGTCCCCAGGTATCGCTGGTCTGGGTGGCCTTGCGATCGACCCCCGACGGCGACGAGTTGGTGACCGCACATCTCGCCGAGCACAAGAAGGTCCGCAACATTCGCCGCGACCCTCGCGTCGCCGTGACGATCGCCGATCCGGGCGACATGGGCAAGAAGCTACGGCCGTATCTCGCGATCGACGGCACCGCGCGGATCGAAGAGGGCGGCGCACCGGAGCTGCTCACCGCCCTGTCCGGGGTGTTGTTGGACCCCAACGCGTTTCCGCCGAAGGATGCGCCACCCGGATTCGTGACCCATATCCGCATCGACAAAGTCGGCGGCGTCGGGCTCTAG
- a CDS encoding 1,4-dihydroxy-2-naphthoyl-CoA synthase, whose amino-acid sequence MSDNPFHAESWKPVDGFGDLTDITYHRHVADATVRVAFNRPEVRNAFRPHSVDELYRVLDHARMSPDVGVVLLTGNGPSPKDGGWAFCSGGDQRIRGRSGYQYASGDTGDTIDAARAGRLHILEVQRLIRFMPKVVICLVNGWAAGGGHSLHVTCDLTLASREHARFKQTDADVGSFDGGYGSAYLARQVGQKFAREIFFLGRPYTAEQMHAMGAVNAVIDHADLETEAIQWASEINAKSPQAQRMLKYAFNLLDDGLVGQQLFAGEATRLAYMTDEAVEGRDAFLEKRPPDWSAFPRYF is encoded by the coding sequence TTGAGCGACAATCCTTTTCACGCCGAGTCCTGGAAGCCGGTCGACGGGTTCGGTGATCTGACCGACATCACCTATCACCGTCACGTTGCCGACGCCACCGTGCGGGTGGCGTTCAACCGGCCCGAGGTGCGCAACGCGTTTCGCCCGCACAGCGTCGACGAGCTCTACCGGGTGCTCGATCACGCCCGGATGTCGCCCGACGTCGGCGTCGTGCTGCTGACCGGAAACGGGCCCTCGCCGAAAGACGGGGGCTGGGCGTTCTGCTCCGGCGGCGATCAGCGCATCCGCGGGCGCAGCGGCTATCAGTACGCAAGCGGAGACACCGGCGACACTATTGACGCCGCAAGGGCTGGAAGGCTGCACATCCTGGAAGTGCAGCGGTTGATCCGCTTCATGCCCAAGGTGGTGATCTGCCTGGTCAACGGCTGGGCAGCCGGCGGCGGGCACAGTCTGCACGTGACCTGCGACCTCACCCTGGCCAGCCGCGAGCACGCCCGGTTCAAGCAGACCGACGCCGACGTGGGCAGCTTCGACGGCGGCTACGGCAGCGCATACCTCGCCCGGCAGGTCGGCCAGAAGTTCGCCCGCGAGATCTTCTTTCTCGGCCGCCCGTACACCGCCGAGCAGATGCACGCGATGGGCGCGGTGAACGCCGTCATCGACCATGCCGATCTGGAAACCGAGGCCATCCAGTGGGCGTCGGAGATCAACGCGAAATCGCCGCAGGCGCAACGGATGCTGAAGTACGCGTTCAACCTGCTCGACGACGGGCTGGTCGGCCAGCAACTGTTCGCCGGCGAGGCCACCCGGCTGGCGTACATGACCGACGAGGCCGTCGAGGGCCGTGACGCGTTCCTGGAGAAGCGGCCCCCCGACTGGAGCGCGTTCCCGCGCTATTTCTAG
- a CDS encoding SDR family oxidoreductase: protein MSKNPLRRLAEQITLTSMRPPITESLRLYRPAAKPVELDGKRILLTGASSGIGESAAEEFARRGATVIAVARRKDLLDEVVGRITARGGNAVAIPCDLSDLDAVDALVADVDQRFGGVDILINNAGRSIRRPLAESLERWHDVERTMLLNYYSPLRLIRGIAPAMLQRGDGHIINVATWGVFSEASPLFAVYNASKAALSAVSRVAETEWARKGVSSTTLYYPLVATPMIAPTKEYEGLPALTTHEAAGWMITAARRRPVRIAPRMAIVSQALDTFGPELATNLIRRQRLQP from the coding sequence GTGAGCAAGAACCCCCTGCGCCGACTGGCCGAGCAGATCACGCTGACCTCGATGCGGCCCCCGATCACCGAATCGCTGAGGCTGTACCGACCGGCGGCCAAGCCCGTCGAACTCGACGGCAAGCGGATCCTGCTGACCGGGGCCTCCTCCGGGATCGGCGAGAGTGCCGCCGAGGAGTTCGCCCGCCGCGGCGCCACGGTGATCGCCGTCGCTCGCCGCAAGGATCTGCTCGACGAGGTGGTGGGTCGCATCACCGCACGCGGCGGCAACGCCGTCGCGATCCCCTGCGACCTGTCCGACCTGGACGCCGTCGACGCGTTGGTCGCCGACGTCGATCAGCGTTTCGGCGGCGTCGACATCCTGATCAACAACGCCGGGCGGTCCATCCGACGGCCACTGGCCGAGTCGCTGGAACGCTGGCACGACGTCGAGCGGACCATGCTGCTCAACTACTACTCGCCGCTGCGCCTGATTCGCGGCATCGCGCCGGCGATGCTGCAGCGCGGCGACGGGCACATCATCAATGTGGCGACCTGGGGCGTGTTCAGCGAGGCGTCGCCGTTGTTCGCGGTCTACAACGCGTCCAAGGCTGCGCTGTCAGCGGTCAGTCGCGTGGCCGAAACCGAGTGGGCCAGAAAGGGTGTCAGCTCGACCACGCTGTACTACCCGCTGGTGGCCACCCCGATGATCGCGCCGACCAAGGAATACGAAGGGCTGCCCGCCCTGACCACGCACGAGGCGGCCGGCTGGATGATCACCGCCGCCCGCCGCCGGCCGGTCCGTATCGCGCCGCGGATGGCGATCGTGTCCCAGGCACTGGACACCTTCGGTCCGGAACTGGCGACCAACTTGATCAGACGCCAGCGGCTTCAACCGTGA
- the fadD8 gene encoding fatty-acid--CoA ligase FadD8 yields the protein MSDDLLRHPTHNGHLLVGALKRHKNRPVLFLGDTTLTGGQLAERISQYTQAFEALGAGTGVTVGLLALNRPEVLMILGASQTQGYRRTALHPLGSLDDHAYVLSDCGASSLIVDPNPMFVERALGLLEKVDSLKQILTIGPVPEALKGHAVDLSAEAAKYQPKPLVVAELAPDHIGGMAYTGGTTGKPKGVMGTTGNIAAMTQIQLAEWEWPETPRFLMCTPLSHAGAAFFTPTVVKGGEMVVLSKFDPAEVLKTIEEQKITATMLVPSMLYALMDHPDSHTRDLSSLETVYYGASAMNPVRLAEAIRRFGPIFAQYYGQSEAPMAITYLAKADHDEKRLTSCGRPTLFARVALLGEDGKPVPQGEPGEICVSGPLLAGGYWNLPEATADTFKDGWLHTGDMAREDEDGFYFIVDRVKDMIVTGGFNVFPREVEDVVAEHPSIAQVCVVGTPDDKWGEAVTAVVVLRSDAPTDEAAIDTMTAEIQAAVKERKGSVQSPKRIEIVDALPLTGLGKPDKKAVRARFWEGAGRAVG from the coding sequence ATGAGTGACGATCTGTTGCGCCATCCGACCCACAACGGCCACTTGCTGGTGGGCGCGCTCAAGCGCCACAAGAACCGCCCGGTGCTGTTCCTCGGCGACACCACCCTGACCGGCGGTCAATTGGCCGAGCGGATCAGCCAGTACACCCAGGCATTCGAGGCCTTGGGCGCCGGCACCGGCGTCACCGTCGGCCTGCTGGCGCTGAACCGTCCCGAGGTGCTGATGATCCTCGGCGCCAGCCAGACCCAGGGCTACCGGCGCACCGCCCTGCACCCGCTCGGCTCACTCGATGACCACGCCTACGTACTCTCCGACTGCGGCGCCAGCTCGCTGATCGTCGACCCCAACCCGATGTTCGTCGAGCGCGCGCTGGGCCTGCTGGAGAAGGTGGACTCGCTCAAGCAGATCCTCACCATCGGCCCGGTTCCCGAGGCGCTGAAGGGGCACGCGGTCGACCTGTCGGCCGAGGCGGCCAAATACCAGCCCAAGCCGTTGGTGGTCGCCGAGCTGGCACCGGACCACATCGGGGGCATGGCCTACACCGGCGGGACCACCGGCAAGCCCAAGGGCGTCATGGGTACCACGGGGAACATCGCCGCGATGACCCAGATCCAGCTCGCCGAGTGGGAGTGGCCGGAAACCCCGCGCTTTCTGATGTGCACGCCGCTGTCGCACGCCGGTGCGGCGTTCTTCACGCCCACCGTGGTCAAGGGCGGCGAGATGGTGGTGTTGAGCAAGTTCGATCCCGCCGAGGTGCTGAAAACCATTGAAGAACAGAAGATCACGGCGACCATGCTGGTGCCGTCGATGCTCTATGCGCTGATGGACCACCCGGATTCGCACACCCGGGACCTGTCGTCGTTGGAGACCGTTTACTACGGCGCCTCGGCGATGAACCCGGTGCGGCTGGCCGAGGCGATCCGGCGGTTCGGGCCGATCTTCGCCCAGTACTACGGCCAGTCCGAGGCGCCGATGGCGATCACGTATCTGGCCAAGGCCGATCACGACGAGAAGCGGCTGACGTCGTGCGGGCGCCCGACGTTGTTCGCCCGCGTGGCATTGCTCGGCGAGGACGGCAAGCCGGTGCCGCAAGGCGAGCCGGGCGAAATCTGTGTCAGCGGGCCACTTTTGGCCGGCGGCTACTGGAATCTGCCCGAGGCGACGGCCGACACCTTCAAGGACGGCTGGCTGCACACCGGCGACATGGCCCGCGAGGACGAAGACGGCTTCTACTTCATCGTCGACCGGGTCAAGGACATGATCGTCACGGGCGGATTCAACGTGTTTCCCCGCGAGGTGGAAGACGTTGTGGCCGAACATCCTTCGATCGCCCAGGTGTGCGTGGTCGGGACACCCGACGACAAGTGGGGCGAGGCCGTCACCGCCGTGGTGGTGTTGCGGTCCGACGCGCCAACCGACGAGGCGGCGATCGACACGATGACCGCCGAGATCCAGGCCGCGGTCAAGGAGCGTAAGGGCTCGGTGCAGTCACCCAAGCGGATCGAGATCGTCGACGCGCTGCCGTTGACAGGTCTGGGCAAGCCGGACAAAAAGGCTGTGCGGGCGAGGTTCTGGGAAGGCGCGGGCCGGGCCGTCGGCTAG
- a CDS encoding o-succinylbenzoate synthase, translating into MRVRFRGITTREVALIDGPSGWGEFGAFLEYDDAEAAHWLAAALDSAYRMPPPPLRMRIEVNATVPAVPAEQVPEIMARFPGARTAKVKVAEPGQSLDDDVSRVDAVRALVPTVRVDANGAWTVEQAVAAARALGPLEYLEQPCATVEELAQVRRQVDVPVAADESIRKAGDPLAVVRAGAADIAVLKVAPLGGISALLTIAGQIDIPVVVSSALDSAVGIATGLSAASALPELRHACGLGTGRLFVEDVAEPLAAVDGYLPVGPVTPDPARLQALAAPPQRRQWWIDRVKACYPLMS; encoded by the coding sequence ATGCGGGTGCGCTTCCGCGGCATCACCACTCGCGAAGTGGCGCTGATCGACGGCCCAAGCGGCTGGGGCGAATTCGGCGCGTTCCTGGAATACGACGACGCCGAAGCCGCGCACTGGCTGGCTGCCGCGCTCGACTCGGCCTACCGGATGCCGCCGCCGCCGCTGCGGATGCGTATCGAGGTGAACGCCACTGTGCCCGCGGTGCCCGCCGAGCAGGTGCCCGAGATCATGGCTCGCTTTCCCGGCGCCCGCACCGCCAAGGTGAAGGTTGCCGAACCCGGCCAGAGCCTCGACGACGACGTGTCCCGGGTCGACGCGGTGCGCGCGCTGGTGCCGACCGTGCGGGTCGACGCCAACGGCGCCTGGACGGTCGAGCAGGCCGTCGCAGCTGCCAGGGCCCTCGGCCCGTTGGAGTATCTCGAGCAACCGTGCGCCACCGTCGAGGAACTAGCCCAGGTGCGCCGTCAGGTCGACGTGCCGGTGGCCGCCGACGAGAGTATCCGCAAGGCCGGCGACCCGCTGGCCGTGGTGCGCGCCGGCGCCGCCGATATCGCGGTGCTGAAAGTCGCTCCGCTGGGCGGTATTTCGGCGTTGCTGACCATCGCCGGGCAGATCGACATCCCGGTCGTGGTGTCCAGCGCGCTCGACTCGGCGGTGGGCATCGCGACTGGCCTGTCCGCCGCCTCGGCGCTGCCGGAGCTGCGACATGCCTGCGGGCTGGGCACCGGCCGACTGTTCGTCGAGGACGTCGCCGAACCCCTCGCCGCCGTCGACGGCTACCTGCCGGTCGGGCCGGTGACGCCCGACCCGGCGCGGTTGCAGGCGCTGGCCGCGCCACCGCAGCGGCGACAGTGGTGGATCGACCGGGTGAAGGCCTGCTATCCGTTGATGTCCTGA
- a CDS encoding VIT1/CCC1 transporter family protein codes for MSAGSHPHEPHLGSFSSRLNWLRAGVLGANDGIVSTAGIVVGVAAATVARGPIVTAGVAGLAAGAVSMALGEYVSVSAQRDTEQALLAIERGELHADPEAELDELTALLEAKGLSAATARTAAEELTDHDVMAAHADVELGVDPDDLTNPWQAAFSSASAFSVGALLPLIAILTAPVALRIPVTVVAVLLALLVTGVVSAHLGRAPKIRAALRNFIGGGLALAVTYAIGHLVGLSGVG; via the coding sequence GTGTCCGCAGGATCGCATCCCCATGAGCCGCATCTGGGCTCGTTCTCGTCACGGCTGAACTGGCTTCGGGCCGGCGTCTTGGGCGCCAACGACGGAATCGTCTCTACGGCAGGCATTGTCGTCGGTGTCGCCGCGGCGACCGTCGCCCGCGGCCCGATCGTCACCGCGGGCGTCGCCGGATTGGCCGCCGGCGCGGTGTCGATGGCGTTGGGCGAATACGTGTCGGTCAGCGCGCAGCGCGACACCGAACAAGCGTTGCTGGCAATAGAACGCGGCGAGCTCCACGCCGACCCCGAAGCCGAGCTGGACGAACTCACAGCCCTGCTCGAGGCCAAGGGTTTGTCCGCGGCGACCGCACGCACCGCCGCCGAGGAGCTCACCGATCACGACGTCATGGCCGCCCACGCCGACGTCGAACTCGGCGTCGATCCCGACGACCTGACCAATCCGTGGCAGGCCGCGTTCTCGTCGGCCTCGGCGTTCTCCGTCGGCGCACTGCTGCCGCTGATCGCCATCCTCACCGCGCCGGTCGCCTTGCGGATCCCGGTCACGGTGGTGGCCGTGCTGCTCGCGTTGCTGGTCACCGGAGTGGTGTCGGCGCATCTCGGCCGCGCTCCGAAAATTCGTGCGGCCCTTCGCAATTTCATCGGTGGCGGCTTGGCTCTCGCGGTGACCTACGCGATCGGTCACCTCGTCGGGCTCAGTGGCGTTGGGTGA
- a CDS encoding amidohydrolase produces MAAADVVMYGTVLTVDDAQPTAEALAVADGRIVAVGDRSVVAARVGPDTQVIDLGDGCVMPGFIEAHGHPLMEAIALSDRIVDIRPVIMRGADEVVDAVRREVAGRGSAGAYLNGWDPLLQPGLPAPTLTWLDDVAPDGPLVIIHNSGHKAYFNSLAAKLNGLNRDTPDPKGAKYGRDANGELDGSAEEIGAVFPLLGGAISPNDFPAMLLAECARLNRAGLTMCSEMAFDPNFRPLVEHLRDQLSVRLRTYEVSNAAMSTTAAPGDGDDMVRQVGIKCWVDGSPWVGNIALSFPYLDTAATRAIGVTPGSCGCANYTAEQLTEIVGAYYPHGWQMACHVQGDAGVDTILDVYDQALQRNPRADHRLRLEHVGAIRPEQLQRAANLGVTCSIFVDQIHYWGDVIVDGLFGEERGSRWMPAGSAVATGMRISLHNDPPVTPEEPLRNISVAVTRTAPSGRVLGPEERLTVEQAIRAQTIDAAWQLFADDIVGSLEVGKYADLVVLSADPRAVPPEHIADLDVRATYLAGRRVYAQ; encoded by the coding sequence ATGGCCGCCGCAGATGTCGTCATGTACGGAACCGTGTTGACCGTCGACGACGCCCAGCCCACGGCTGAGGCGCTGGCGGTCGCCGACGGCCGGATCGTCGCCGTCGGCGATCGGTCCGTCGTCGCCGCCCGGGTCGGCCCCGACACCCAGGTCATCGACCTCGGCGACGGCTGTGTGATGCCGGGATTCATTGAGGCGCATGGCCATCCGCTGATGGAGGCGATCGCCCTGTCGGACCGCATCGTCGACATCCGGCCGGTCATCATGCGCGGCGCCGACGAGGTCGTCGACGCGGTCCGCCGCGAAGTCGCCGGCCGCGGGTCCGCCGGGGCCTACCTCAACGGCTGGGATCCGCTGCTCCAGCCCGGCCTACCGGCGCCGACGCTGACCTGGCTGGACGACGTCGCACCGGACGGACCGCTGGTCATCATCCACAACTCCGGGCACAAGGCCTACTTCAATTCGCTCGCCGCCAAACTCAACGGCCTGAACCGCGACACCCCGGACCCCAAGGGCGCCAAATACGGCCGCGACGCGAACGGCGAACTCGACGGCTCCGCCGAAGAGATCGGCGCGGTGTTCCCCCTGCTGGGCGGGGCGATCTCGCCGAACGACTTCCCGGCGATGTTGCTGGCCGAATGCGCCCGGCTCAACCGCGCGGGCCTGACCATGTGTTCGGAGATGGCGTTCGACCCGAATTTCCGTCCGCTGGTCGAGCACCTGCGCGACCAGTTGTCGGTCCGGCTGCGTACCTATGAGGTCTCTAACGCAGCGATGTCGACCACCGCCGCGCCAGGCGACGGTGACGACATGGTGCGTCAGGTCGGCATCAAGTGCTGGGTCGACGGCTCGCCGTGGGTGGGCAACATCGCGCTGTCGTTCCCGTATCTGGATACCGCCGCGACCCGGGCCATCGGCGTGACGCCGGGCTCCTGCGGCTGCGCCAACTACACCGCCGAACAGCTCACCGAGATCGTCGGCGCCTACTACCCGCACGGCTGGCAGATGGCCTGTCACGTCCAGGGCGACGCCGGGGTGGACACCATCCTCGACGTATACGATCAAGCGCTGCAACGCAATCCACGCGCAGACCATCGCTTGCGGCTCGAGCATGTCGGCGCGATCCGGCCCGAGCAACTTCAACGTGCCGCGAACCTCGGCGTCACCTGCAGCATCTTCGTCGACCAGATTCACTACTGGGGCGACGTCATCGTCGACGGCCTGTTCGGCGAAGAGCGCGGATCCCGTTGGATGCCGGCAGGTTCCGCGGTGGCCACCGGCATGCGCATCTCGCTGCACAACGATCCGCCGGTCACCCCCGAGGAGCCGCTGCGCAACATCAGCGTCGCCGTGACGCGCACAGCGCCGAGCGGCCGGGTGCTGGGCCCCGAAGAGCGGCTCACCGTCGAGCAGGCGATTCGGGCGCAGACCATCGACGCGGCGTGGCAGCTGTTCGCCGACGACATCGTCGGCTCACTGGAAGTCGGCAAGTACGCCGATCTGGTTGTGCTGTCGGCCGATCCGCGCGCCGTGCCGCCGGAGCACATCGCCGACTTGGACGTTCGCGCAACGTATTTGGCGGGGCGCCGGGTCTACGCGCAGTGA
- a CDS encoding VOC family protein codes for MEILASRMLFRPADYQRSLTFYRDELGLAIFRDYGAGTVFFAGQSLIELASHGAPEHPAGAFPGALWLQVRDVRATQAELEGRGVPIAREARQESWGLHEMHVTDPDGVTLIFVEIPPEHPLRRDTRRD; via the coding sequence ATGGAAATCCTGGCGAGCCGGATGCTGTTCCGCCCCGCGGATTACCAGCGGTCGCTGACCTTTTACCGAGACGAACTCGGCCTTGCGATCTTCCGCGACTACGGCGCGGGCACAGTCTTTTTCGCCGGCCAGTCGCTGATCGAGTTGGCCAGCCACGGTGCGCCGGAGCACCCGGCCGGAGCGTTTCCAGGTGCGCTGTGGCTGCAGGTGCGCGACGTCCGGGCGACCCAAGCCGAGCTGGAAGGCAGGGGCGTGCCGATCGCTCGCGAAGCCCGCCAAGAATCCTGGGGTCTGCATGAGATGCACGTGACCGATCCCGACGGCGTCACGCTGATCTTCGTCGAGATCCCGCCCGAGCACCCGCTGCGCCGCGACACGCGCCGTGACTAG
- a CDS encoding aldo/keto reductase, translating into MSDKPGGVTVIGGQSVARIGFGAMQLFEPSPDEAAAVLRRAVELGVDHIDTASFYGPGEVNRRIHAALAPYRDDLVLVSKVGARYTGGEPVPLAAAQRPAELRAAVEDDLGQLGLDQIPVVNLRRMDLGPGVAPEGDQIVDVDDQLAEMIALRDEGKIGGIGISSVPLEILQRALPAGIVCVQNAYSLLDRSHEAMLDLCIAEGIAWVPFFPLGSAFPGFPKVADNDVVRAIAGELNVTPAQVGLAWLLAHAPNTLLIAGTKSIDHLEENIGAGDVELSADQLARLDAVSEPNAGPPSHGIEEFTQRH; encoded by the coding sequence ATGTCAGACAAACCCGGCGGCGTCACCGTTATCGGCGGCCAGAGCGTCGCGCGAATCGGCTTCGGCGCTATGCAACTCTTCGAACCGTCGCCCGACGAGGCCGCCGCGGTGTTGCGCCGGGCCGTCGAACTCGGGGTCGACCACATCGACACCGCGTCGTTCTACGGCCCCGGCGAGGTGAATCGCCGCATCCACGCGGCGCTGGCGCCCTACCGCGACGACCTCGTTCTGGTCAGCAAGGTCGGCGCCCGATACACCGGCGGCGAGCCGGTACCGCTGGCCGCGGCCCAGCGGCCCGCCGAACTGCGCGCGGCCGTCGAAGACGACCTGGGCCAACTCGGCCTCGACCAGATACCAGTGGTGAACCTGCGCCGGATGGACCTGGGACCGGGCGTGGCCCCCGAAGGCGACCAGATCGTCGACGTGGACGACCAATTGGCCGAGATGATCGCGCTGCGCGACGAAGGCAAGATCGGTGGGATCGGGATCAGCAGTGTGCCGCTGGAGATCCTGCAGCGCGCGTTGCCCGCGGGCATTGTCTGCGTGCAGAACGCCTACAGCCTGCTCGACCGTTCACATGAGGCGATGCTCGACCTCTGTATCGCCGAAGGAATCGCCTGGGTGCCGTTCTTTCCGCTCGGGTCGGCGTTCCCCGGCTTCCCGAAGGTGGCCGACAACGACGTGGTGCGAGCGATCGCCGGCGAGCTTAACGTCACGCCGGCCCAGGTCGGGCTGGCCTGGCTGCTGGCCCATGCGCCGAACACCTTGCTGATCGCCGGCACCAAGTCGATCGACCACCTCGAGGAGAACATCGGCGCGGGCGACGTCGAGCTGAGCGCAGACCAGCTGGCGCGCTTGGACGCTGTCAGCGAGCCGAACGCCGGCCCGCCCAGTCATGGCATCGAAGAGTTCACCCAACGCCACTGA